Part of the Limisphaerales bacterium genome, TTTGAGATCGCGAATGAAGTCCAGTGCCTGTTTGCGATTGCCGGAGCTGGCTTTTTTGAGGCCGCCGAAGAGCGAATCGGTTTCAGTGGAAAAACGCACGACTTCGAAGCGGTCGCCGTCATTCAAATTCGCCACGCAAAATTGGAATGCTTTTTTCGCTTGCTCGAGCTTGTTGCCGGCCATCGAGCCGGAGGTGTCGATGACAAAGGCGATGTCTTTTTCGGTGACTTCGCCTTTCGCTGCGTCCACGCCCGGCGCGGCGAGCATCAGGAAGTAGCCTTCATTGCCTTCGCGATGGGCGATGACGTTCACGTTGATGTCTTTTTGCTTGGGCGAATAGAAAAGGGAGAAGTTGCTGTTGGGCCGCACGCCTTTGCCCTCGAAAGCGATGGCCGCTTTTTTGGAGCCGCTGCGTTTCACTTCCACATCGTGTGTGGGCGAGTAGATTGCTTTCACCGGCACCTTGGAATCCAACTGCACGTTGATGGATAGATTCTCAATCGGTTTGGCCGAGTACTTCGCGGTGTTCAGCGGGAACGTGTAGCTCACGAGGCCGGCGTCATTTTTCAACACCTGATTGTAAGTGAGCTTGATGCGCTTGGTGCCGTGCGCCTCGAAGGGGAAAATGCGCACCTTGAACAAATCCTGCTCCGCAAATTCCAGCAGCGCGGGATCTTTCATCGAGCGCACGATGTCGGTGTAAATTTTGCGCGCCTTTTTGGCGTCCAGCAATTCGGCCTTCTGCAGTTTGCCGTTGATCTCCATTTGGAATTTTTCGATGGCCGCACCCTTGGGCACCGGAAACAAAAACGTGCCTTCCTGTCGGCGCGGATTGGGATTGTAAAAAACCTGCTCCACCGTGGTGTGGGCGACTTGGTTTTCGATTTTCACATCCACCTTCTGCGAGCGCAGCTCCAGCGGCGCAAACACCGGATGCGGAATCGGCCGAGGCCAAGGCCGCGGCGGGATGATAATGGGCGGATGCGGATGCGGCAAAATGCGAACATCGTGGCAAATAATCAGCCCGCCCGCGTGGGATTGAAAAGAAGGCGCCAAGGCCATAAGGGCCAACAAGGAAGCAAACAGCATTTTTCTCATAGGTAGTAGACGTTTCAAGCGGTCAAAATACTCCCATTTACAGTGGTGTCACGCCTTTTGACCGCTTGACGCTGATCGACTGCCGTCCCACACTCTGCCCATGCAAAAGCACTTTTTCTTGGCCGTTGGTCTGTTGTCCCTTTCGCTTACTATTGCCAATGCCGCTGATTACAAAATCCACACTTGGACCAAGCATCATCTCACGCCGCATTTCTGGTCTGAAGGCGGGCACTTTGGAGATTTTAACAAGGACGGCCAAGGCGATGTGGTCGTGGGCCCGTACTGGTACGCGGGGCCGGATTTCAAAAAGCGCCACACCATCTACGATGATTCCCCCGCCTTCGAGATGATGAAGGACGGCAAAAAAATCAAAGTGGCCGGCTACAAGGGCGAGCTCAGCGGCAGCAACGGGTATTCCAACAATTTCCTCACCTACACCTACGACTTCAACAGCGACGGCTGGAAGGATGTGCTCGTGTTTGGCTGGCCGGGCAAAGACACCACCTGGTACGAGAATCCCAAAAACAAAAAAGGCCCCTGGAAAGGTCACAACATTTTTCCCGTGAGCGATGGCGAATCCCCCCGTCTTGAGGACATGAACGGAGACGGCAAGCCGGAGATTCTGGTCTTCCGCGACAAACACCTCGGCTACGGTCAAGCCGATTGGAATGATCCCACCAAGGAATGGAAGTTCATCAAGATCAGCACCCCCGGCAAGTGGCACCGCTACTCACACGGCTATGGCGCAGGCGATATAAATGGCGATGGCCGTAAGGATATTCTGGAAGCAGCCGGCTGGTGGGAGCAGCCCAAGAACGTTGATGGCGCCACCCCGTGGAAATTTCATGCGGCCCCCTTCGGTGCCGGGGGCGCTCAAATGT contains:
- a CDS encoding VCBS repeat-containing protein, which encodes MQKHFFLAVGLLSLSLTIANAADYKIHTWTKHHLTPHFWSEGGHFGDFNKDGQGDVVVGPYWYAGPDFKKRHTIYDDSPAFEMMKDGKKIKVAGYKGELSGSNGYSNNFLTYTYDFNSDGWKDVLVFGWPGKDTTWYENPKNKKGPWKGHNIFPVSDGESPRLEDMNGDGKPEILVFRDKHLGYGQADWNDPTKEWKFIKISTPGKWHRYSHGYGAGDINGDGRKDILEAAGWWEQPKNVDGATPWKFHAAPFGAGGAQMYTYDVDADGDNDVITSLAAHGYGLAWIEQTAPNQWKQNTIINAKPEESPYGVKFSQLHAIDLADIDGDGLLDIITGKRFWAHGPKGDQEPSAPAVLYWFQLTRKGKTVEYIPHQIDDNSGVGTQVAAGDVNGDGTLDIVVGNKKGAFVHLHTVKKVSKKQWQAAQPKRIH